A genome region from Nocardia sp. NBC_00565 includes the following:
- a CDS encoding amidohydrolase, with translation MTQNDDRPADLILRNANVITVDEGLPRAAALAIRAGRLVAVGSESDASAFAGPQTKVVDLGGRTIIPGLIDNHTHALIAGAFLTGIGVQLAGVSSVEEIVTRVAERAKTTPPGEWIMTTAMPRVALEEGRMPNRWDLDRATVDHPVFVAQSGRNIIVNSLALGMAGIDRDTPDPTGIPDGAEGRIVRDENGEPTGHLIAGGGDVGKAQWWKLMGKPPRLFGFPHLGFDDAVRAIKLQMLEFNSVGITSFRDLGATEEEIDAYAHVASTGTATCRTEVTIGLPANYLTKDEIAPTLDRYERLHGLVIDDWMRIAGVKVIIQSDGWQSVSADKAQYIVLEANKRGWDLAFHAGSGDTDEVNSLLVEILELANKERDITTRRFSWEHGLGLFDPDLIRRIADLGVIISCQPTLSSAAAARTVSMGAEMDKLGLVKPGAVHKSEGFQRVIEEWGLPIKSWSDAGITVTLGSDWPASRPTIDNPLAQLDFACTQISSVGLLQPEEVVPLDSALRMATINGAYSMRVEDQIGSLAVGKLADLVVLDTDPYEVEAEGLSSVRVLATMVDGNVVFQAPNFELDM, from the coding sequence ATGACACAGAATGACGACAGGCCAGCAGACCTGATCCTGCGCAATGCCAATGTCATCACGGTGGACGAGGGGCTTCCGAGAGCGGCGGCATTGGCCATCCGGGCTGGACGTCTGGTGGCGGTTGGTAGCGAGTCGGACGCATCTGCTTTCGCTGGTCCCCAAACCAAGGTTGTTGACTTGGGCGGGAGGACCATAATCCCGGGGTTGATCGACAACCATACGCACGCGCTGATCGCCGGAGCATTCTTGACGGGGATCGGGGTTCAACTGGCGGGTGTGAGCAGCGTCGAGGAGATCGTCACGCGGGTCGCTGAGCGGGCCAAGACGACTCCGCCGGGAGAGTGGATCATGACCACCGCGATGCCGCGGGTGGCGCTCGAGGAAGGGCGCATGCCCAATCGTTGGGATCTCGATCGGGCGACTGTAGATCATCCTGTGTTCGTCGCGCAGTCTGGAAGAAATATCATTGTCAATTCGCTCGCGCTCGGGATGGCGGGAATAGATCGGGACACTCCCGATCCGACCGGAATTCCCGACGGTGCGGAAGGTCGAATCGTCCGTGACGAGAACGGCGAGCCAACCGGTCACCTGATTGCTGGTGGTGGCGACGTGGGGAAGGCTCAGTGGTGGAAACTCATGGGCAAGCCGCCTCGCTTGTTCGGGTTCCCGCATCTGGGCTTCGATGACGCGGTTCGTGCGATCAAATTGCAAATGCTCGAGTTCAACTCTGTGGGAATCACCAGTTTTCGCGATCTGGGCGCCACGGAGGAAGAAATTGACGCCTACGCCCATGTGGCTTCGACGGGAACTGCGACCTGCAGAACGGAGGTCACCATCGGGCTGCCGGCGAACTACCTGACCAAAGACGAAATTGCTCCCACGCTCGATCGCTATGAACGCCTCCACGGATTGGTGATCGATGATTGGATGCGCATCGCAGGTGTGAAGGTGATCATCCAGAGCGATGGTTGGCAGTCGGTTTCTGCTGACAAGGCTCAATACATCGTCTTGGAGGCGAACAAGCGTGGATGGGATCTCGCCTTCCATGCCGGATCGGGCGATACCGACGAGGTGAACTCTCTGCTGGTCGAGATCCTGGAGTTGGCGAATAAGGAACGTGACATCACGACTCGGCGGTTCTCGTGGGAGCACGGTCTGGGATTGTTCGATCCCGACCTTATTCGCCGAATTGCAGACTTGGGCGTCATCATCTCCTGCCAGCCGACCCTGAGCTCCGCCGCCGCGGCCCGAACCGTGAGCATGGGCGCTGAAATGGACAAACTGGGCCTTGTCAAACCTGGGGCAGTTCACAAGAGCGAAGGGTTCCAACGCGTTATCGAGGAGTGGGGGCTTCCAATCAAGTCGTGGTCCGACGCTGGGATTACGGTCACGCTGGGCAGTGATTGGCCGGCTAGCCGACCGACAATTGATAACCCTCTCGCGCAACTGGATTTTGCCTGTACCCAGATCAGCTCTGTGGGGCTTCTCCAGCCTGAGGAGGTAGTCCCACTGGATTCGGCGCTGCGTATGGCCACGATAAATGGTGCCTACTCGATGCGCGTCGAGGACCAGATCGGGTCACTCGCTGTTGGAAAGCTTGCAGACCTCGTTGTGCTCGATACCGACCCCTACGAGGTCGAAGCAGAAGGGCTGTCCAGTGTTCGCGTCTTGGCAACGATGGTCGACGGCAACGTGGTGTTCCAAGCGCCAAATTTCGAACTCGACATGTAA
- a CDS encoding MlaD family protein, whose product MTRSARSIKPGSLLSSAAIAAVLLAGIGYLSFGVLHMDPMRDHITVRMLLADSGGVGANSPVLLSGVRVGEVATVDTVPAGVEFRLRLDTRYRVPASSTVRIEAVSALGEPYVEFDPPGQTSPYLSDNQLLDTRGMPMSMSIPQVSVRAVQLLRQFDPATMKSLIGTIDTAITGTSGEMPRLERANTLLAATILSRSDLLHRLLTDMQTMGADMSWAGPSLQTSGRGWQQFGVSIDQLIIAASGLFEIDNSPTDYNTGDGMVPFLQRLNSVVGKTGPLVQQLNPMLEPLADTAVHAGADIDISSLISQALAMVGDDRAVRLRINVK is encoded by the coding sequence ATGACCCGAAGTGCGCGCTCGATCAAACCTGGGTCGCTGCTGTCGTCGGCGGCCATCGCCGCCGTGCTACTCGCCGGGATCGGCTACCTGAGTTTCGGCGTGCTGCATATGGATCCGATGCGCGACCACATCACGGTGCGCATGCTGCTCGCCGATTCCGGCGGGGTGGGCGCGAATTCGCCGGTGCTGCTCAGCGGCGTCCGGGTCGGCGAAGTCGCCACGGTCGATACGGTGCCCGCCGGTGTCGAGTTCCGGCTGCGTCTGGACACCCGATACCGCGTCCCTGCGTCGAGCACGGTCCGCATCGAAGCGGTGTCGGCGCTGGGTGAGCCGTATGTGGAGTTCGATCCGCCCGGCCAGACCAGTCCATATCTGAGCGACAACCAACTGCTGGACACCCGCGGGATGCCGATGTCGATGTCGATCCCGCAGGTCTCGGTCCGCGCTGTACAACTGTTGCGCCAATTCGACCCCGCCACCATGAAATCCCTGATCGGCACGATAGATACGGCTATCACGGGCACGAGCGGCGAAATGCCACGCCTCGAGCGCGCGAACACCCTGCTTGCCGCCACCATCCTCAGCCGCAGCGACCTGCTGCACCGGCTGCTCACCGACATGCAGACGATGGGCGCGGACATGTCCTGGGCCGGGCCGAGTCTGCAGACCTCCGGTCGGGGGTGGCAGCAGTTCGGCGTCAGTATCGACCAGTTGATCATCGCCGCGTCCGGTCTGTTCGAAATCGACAACTCACCAACCGACTACAACACCGGCGACGGGATGGTGCCTTTCCTGCAGCGCCTCAACAGCGTGGTCGGCAAAACGGGGCCATTGGTCCAACAGCTGAACCCGATGCTCGAACCGCTGGCCGACACCGCGGTACACGCGGGCGCGGACATCGACATCAGCAGTCTCATCTCGCAGGCCTTGGCCATGGTCGGCGACGACAGAGCGGTGCGCCTGCGCATCAACGTCAAATAG
- a CDS encoding FAD-binding oxidoreductase has translation MSVHSELRDTTFAGEVILPGDDSYEQARRVWNFDIDRRPAVIAMCESTADVSVAVKYANSQGLEIAVRSGGHNMPGLSVCDDGIVIDLSRLRGANFDRETGIFKAEAGLLLRDLDRETQEVGRVVPAGQVTNTGIAGLTLGGGFGYLSRKHGLTCDNLIAVELVTVDGEVLHVDDESDPELMWGLRGGGGNFGIVTEFTYKSHPLTSVYSGWLVFPQDQANTVMQTYRDVANDAPRELCTIIQFQVPAMKLPEHLLGDGQAYLGVFIAWSGDSAEGERVLRPLRALQPIVDSVETKTYRELQAEGDAFTTFSLRWYMKAGYLNDVPDELVSLSIKHLASAPSPFCLISTFSLGGAITDVGEDDTAFSSRDAQYSFEILAAWSDASEREEHVKWAKDWAKQIEKFTLDGVYVNMVSIDDGPERVRSLYGAAKYDRLSQLKARMDPGNLLHFNQNVKPAV, from the coding sequence ATGTCAGTACACAGCGAGCTTCGTGACACCACCTTCGCTGGTGAGGTCATCCTCCCAGGGGACGACTCATACGAGCAGGCGCGCCGCGTGTGGAACTTCGACATTGATCGCCGACCGGCGGTCATTGCGATGTGTGAAAGCACCGCCGACGTGAGCGTGGCTGTCAAGTACGCGAACAGTCAGGGGCTGGAGATTGCAGTCCGCTCTGGTGGGCACAACATGCCTGGGCTTTCCGTGTGTGACGACGGAATCGTCATCGACCTCTCGAGGTTGCGCGGCGCCAATTTCGATCGCGAGACGGGTATTTTCAAGGCCGAGGCCGGACTGCTGCTTCGAGACCTGGACCGCGAGACGCAGGAGGTCGGCCGAGTGGTTCCGGCCGGGCAGGTGACCAACACCGGCATCGCGGGGCTCACCCTGGGCGGTGGTTTCGGTTACCTCTCGCGAAAGCACGGCCTCACCTGCGACAACTTGATTGCCGTGGAACTTGTCACCGTCGATGGTGAGGTACTGCACGTCGATGACGAGTCCGACCCCGAACTCATGTGGGGCCTTCGGGGCGGCGGCGGCAATTTCGGCATCGTCACCGAGTTCACGTACAAGAGTCATCCGCTGACCTCCGTGTACTCCGGTTGGTTGGTATTCCCGCAGGATCAGGCCAATACCGTGATGCAGACATATCGCGATGTGGCGAATGACGCCCCACGAGAACTCTGTACGATCATCCAGTTCCAAGTCCCCGCGATGAAACTGCCGGAGCATTTGCTGGGTGACGGACAGGCGTATCTGGGAGTCTTTATCGCCTGGAGCGGTGATTCAGCAGAAGGCGAGCGCGTGCTGCGCCCACTGCGGGCATTGCAGCCGATTGTCGACTCGGTGGAGACCAAAACTTATCGCGAACTTCAGGCTGAAGGCGACGCTTTCACAACGTTCTCGCTTCGGTGGTACATGAAAGCCGGATACCTGAATGACGTTCCCGACGAGCTGGTCAGCCTGTCAATTAAGCACCTGGCGAGTGCGCCGTCGCCCTTCTGCCTCATCAGCACCTTCTCGCTTGGCGGGGCCATCACCGACGTGGGCGAGGACGACACTGCCTTCAGCTCCCGCGACGCGCAGTACTCCTTTGAAATCCTAGCGGCTTGGAGCGATGCGTCCGAGCGTGAGGAACATGTCAAGTGGGCGAAGGACTGGGCGAAGCAGATCGAGAAATTCACTCTAGACGGTGTCTACGTGAACATGGTCTCCATCGACGACGGTCCAGAACGGGTCCGTTCACTGTACGGCGCCGCCAAGTACGATCGCCTGTCCCAGTTGAAGGCTCGAATGGACCCTGGCAACCTGCTCCACTTCAACCAGAACGTGAAGCCGGCCGTGTAG
- a CDS encoding dienelactone hydrolase family protein has translation MSIEQIEIKTPDGVVEAYVGRPEEEGEYPGVIFYIDAIGLRPRIAEMVERIASWGYIVLAPNQLYRAGTVAELAPKADLSNMANIPEFFGFILPIIDEHTADQARIDADAYIDTLLALPGVRGRKIGTTGYCWGGRLALRAAGSRPDEVVAVGMFHTGDAVTDADDSPHRVIGNVRAELFIGHADNDPFNTPESIAVMEKTLDEAGLTYTSEVFEGAMHGYTMSDSAAVYNEAAAERHFRELEALFGRTLQAQ, from the coding sequence TTGAGCATTGAGCAGATCGAAATCAAAACGCCCGACGGTGTCGTGGAGGCCTATGTCGGCCGGCCCGAGGAAGAGGGTGAATATCCCGGCGTGATCTTTTACATCGACGCAATCGGGCTGAGGCCACGGATTGCGGAAATGGTCGAGCGGATCGCCTCGTGGGGCTACATCGTGCTCGCGCCGAACCAGCTGTATCGCGCAGGTACGGTGGCCGAGCTCGCACCGAAGGCTGATCTGTCGAACATGGCAAACATCCCGGAGTTTTTCGGGTTCATCCTGCCGATCATCGACGAGCACACTGCGGACCAAGCACGCATCGATGCCGACGCCTACATCGATACGCTGCTCGCGCTGCCCGGCGTACGCGGTCGGAAGATCGGGACCACAGGCTACTGCTGGGGCGGACGGCTCGCACTCCGCGCAGCTGGGTCGCGGCCCGATGAGGTCGTGGCTGTCGGAATGTTCCACACGGGTGACGCCGTGACCGACGCCGACGATTCTCCGCACCGCGTCATCGGTAACGTCCGCGCCGAGTTGTTCATCGGTCATGCCGACAACGACCCCTTCAACACGCCGGAAAGTATCGCCGTGATGGAGAAGACCCTCGACGAGGCCGGGCTGACCTACACCTCGGAAGTGTTCGAAGGCGCGATGCACGGCTACACGATGTCCGATTCGGCGGCGGTGTACAACGAGGCCGCGGCTGAACGTCATTTCCGTGAGCTCGAAGCGCTCTTTGGCCGGACGCTTCAAGCCCAGTAA
- a CDS encoding MBL fold metallo-hydrolase: MMTNVAPGVYRVGDGAMNFYVLVEGTDVTLVDAGFPGHYDELAALLEGIGRSVLDIRAVVITHAHLDHFGLAERLRKEAGATVWAHTLEVPALAHPLERPADVKPEKSLASYFLRHPTALRSPVRWARLGAFRTPAVTEAHSFEDNAVLDVPGRPRAILIPGHTPGSVAFHLPAEGMVFTGDALVTHDGMIGCTGTGPQIVGPTFTHNTAQARESLKVLATVEAELVLPGHGDPFHGPVADAVAQAQHAPV; the protein is encoded by the coding sequence ATGATGACGAATGTGGCACCTGGCGTGTACCGAGTCGGCGACGGTGCGATGAACTTCTACGTCCTGGTCGAGGGTACTGACGTGACCCTCGTGGACGCAGGGTTCCCCGGGCACTACGACGAACTGGCCGCCCTGTTGGAAGGCATCGGGCGATCTGTGCTGGACATTAGGGCAGTTGTGATCACCCACGCCCACCTCGACCACTTCGGCTTGGCCGAGCGACTGCGAAAAGAAGCCGGCGCGACCGTTTGGGCGCACACCCTCGAGGTACCTGCCCTAGCTCACCCGCTCGAGCGACCGGCCGACGTAAAGCCCGAGAAGAGCTTGGCCAGCTATTTCCTCCGGCACCCCACTGCGCTGCGGTCGCCTGTTCGATGGGCGCGGTTGGGCGCGTTTCGCACGCCGGCCGTCACGGAGGCCCACTCCTTCGAGGACAACGCGGTTCTCGATGTCCCAGGGCGGCCGAGGGCAATCCTCATACCGGGGCACACACCTGGCAGCGTGGCGTTCCACCTCCCGGCAGAGGGAATGGTATTCACTGGGGATGCGCTGGTCACTCACGATGGCATGATTGGTTGCACTGGCACCGGGCCACAGATCGTTGGCCCGACGTTCACACACAACACGGCGCAGGCGAGAGAGTCGCTGAAAGTGTTGGCCACTGTGGAGGCGGAATTAGTGCTGCCGGGCCACGGTGACCCGTTCCATGGCCCCGTCGCCGATGCCGTGGCGCAGGCTCAGCACGCTCCGGTCTGA
- a CDS encoding flavin-containing monooxygenase yields the protein MEETTRDAFASAVQDESALRAALLDADAVTSLMVLAHLSGDSTLLERAQEYITGPSPDGRRVPRSLHEEAVEQLIGVLRDLARGGSIPDLAESELHKIMNIGAGEEVPHEYVPMGLSENHLDIEHKYRQPFAWTKDPADLLRDFSVVVIGCGVSGIAAGVRLREAGIPFVILDKNEAPGGTWWENKYPGCGLDTPSDTYQYTFYPNKSTTGPYIKRNEVLAYLQSTIAAHGLEEFIVSGAKVSKAEFLEDKKRWQVEYTKDGVEHALTPNIVISAVGALNNAKVPAFEGLEEYSGEVLHTAQWNEEADLTGRRVAMIGIGASGMQTGPTIAPIVEHLRVFQRSPHWSAPDPAYHEHRTPGEIWAAENVPYFASWRRFLVMWAGFDRAWPMMHSDSPEIEALRGMLTTFIEHELKDRPDLRAAVTPDFLPFTKRMLYYNNWFPMLRRENVSLVTSPIERFTNRGILTADGVEHDVDVTIFATGFDMTQMLGSYEVIGRDGVTVRELWADNDPRAYLGAAIPHLPNFFTLFGPNSALAHGGSFVFVAECQLNYLLQAIRVLLEEGYTSVECQQSVHDEYNKRLDDQNSRMVWSNVKVNNWYRNAAGRVTSTLPWRLVDYWNMTKTFEPSEYNWTR from the coding sequence ATGGAAGAGACCACCCGCGACGCATTTGCTAGTGCAGTCCAGGATGAGTCGGCATTGCGTGCAGCGCTGCTCGACGCGGACGCTGTCACGAGCCTGATGGTGCTCGCGCATTTGTCGGGAGACTCGACGCTCCTCGAGCGTGCACAGGAATACATCACCGGGCCTTCCCCGGATGGACGGCGGGTCCCACGGTCATTGCATGAAGAGGCTGTTGAGCAGCTGATCGGGGTCCTGCGTGATCTCGCAAGGGGCGGTTCCATTCCCGACCTCGCCGAATCTGAACTCCACAAGATCATGAATATCGGTGCCGGTGAAGAAGTTCCGCACGAATACGTCCCGATGGGCCTGAGCGAGAACCACCTGGACATCGAACACAAGTACCGTCAACCATTTGCCTGGACAAAGGATCCGGCTGACCTCCTCCGCGACTTCTCGGTCGTGGTGATCGGGTGCGGAGTATCCGGGATCGCAGCCGGAGTACGGCTTCGCGAGGCTGGGATCCCGTTTGTCATCCTCGACAAGAACGAGGCCCCGGGCGGCACTTGGTGGGAGAACAAATACCCGGGGTGTGGTCTCGATACCCCCAGTGACACCTATCAGTACACCTTCTACCCCAACAAGTCCACGACAGGCCCCTATATCAAGCGCAATGAGGTCCTTGCCTACCTGCAGTCGACCATTGCTGCCCATGGACTTGAAGAATTCATCGTCTCGGGTGCAAAAGTCTCGAAGGCTGAGTTCTTGGAAGACAAGAAGCGCTGGCAGGTCGAATACACCAAGGATGGTGTCGAACACGCCCTGACGCCCAACATCGTCATTTCGGCGGTTGGCGCACTCAACAACGCCAAGGTGCCTGCATTCGAGGGGCTCGAGGAGTACTCCGGAGAAGTTCTCCATACCGCGCAGTGGAATGAGGAAGCAGACCTTACCGGCCGCCGAGTCGCGATGATTGGAATCGGTGCCAGCGGAATGCAGACGGGGCCGACTATTGCTCCAATTGTAGAGCACCTCCGCGTGTTTCAGAGGTCGCCGCACTGGTCGGCTCCCGATCCGGCCTATCACGAACATCGCACACCGGGTGAAATATGGGCAGCCGAGAACGTTCCGTACTTTGCGTCGTGGCGTAGATTCCTTGTGATGTGGGCCGGATTCGACCGTGCGTGGCCCATGATGCACAGTGACTCGCCGGAAATCGAGGCCCTGCGCGGGATGTTGACCACATTCATCGAGCATGAGCTCAAAGATCGACCCGACTTGCGCGCCGCCGTCACGCCGGACTTTCTTCCGTTCACGAAGCGTATGCTCTATTACAACAATTGGTTTCCGATGCTTCGTCGGGAGAACGTCTCCTTGGTTACATCGCCAATCGAGCGTTTCACCAATCGTGGCATTCTGACCGCCGATGGTGTCGAACATGATGTTGATGTCACTATCTTCGCAACGGGCTTCGACATGACACAGATGCTCGGCTCGTACGAAGTTATCGGCCGGGACGGGGTCACCGTAAGGGAACTTTGGGCGGACAATGATCCGCGTGCGTATCTGGGCGCGGCCATTCCGCACCTGCCGAACTTCTTCACGTTGTTCGGTCCCAACAGCGCTCTCGCGCACGGCGGTAGCTTCGTCTTCGTTGCCGAGTGTCAGTTGAACTACCTGCTTCAGGCGATCCGGGTACTGCTGGAGGAAGGCTACACATCCGTCGAGTGCCAGCAGTCGGTGCACGACGAGTACAACAAGCGGCTCGACGATCAGAACTCGCGCATGGTCTGGTCGAACGTCAAGGTTAACAATTGGTACAGGAATGCCGCGGGTCGCGTGACGTCGACGTTGCCGTGGCGACTTGTTGATTACTGGAATATGACTAAAACGTTCGAGCCCAGCGAATACAACTGGACGCGTTGA
- a CDS encoding carboxylesterase family protein: MIRIAPIRYANATRFAAPTPTDSITPEIHTAVRISPQPVSRLEAVMGPQPHEPVQGEDCLFLSVTTPAIDDGRRPVLVFIHGGGFQTGGGVLDWYDGEALTREGDLVVVSINYRVGALSFLIQEGISEGNLGLLDQIVALQWVRDHIAHFGGDPDSITLAGQSAGGYSIDSLATVPGTAELIKRAIIISAPIKARRPVRSDTVEDAIVFSAKLGTDPRTASIEQIIQAQTATLAAHRERNGFESVPFLPVVDAAPFPPAEPEGTQPPPASAIDLLVGWNRDDSSAFGVPADILPAVVDRRFAAVWEQRAQAYEAAGGTVTGYRLDWRPEGSPFGSTHCVELPLVLGNAEAWEGSPMLGTEEWATVDHLGKQLRQIWIEFIRSGRAATPAATGERLPIEFAVGVDQLVTLRVAEEAFVGRES, encoded by the coding sequence ATGATCCGAATCGCGCCCATCCGCTACGCGAACGCCACGCGCTTCGCCGCGCCGACGCCGACGGATTCAATCACCCCGGAAATTCATACCGCCGTACGAATCAGCCCGCAGCCGGTCTCCCGGCTCGAGGCCGTCATGGGTCCGCAGCCTCACGAGCCAGTTCAAGGCGAGGATTGCCTTTTCCTGTCGGTGACAACTCCAGCGATCGATGATGGCCGCCGGCCAGTACTGGTCTTCATTCATGGCGGGGGGTTCCAGACTGGCGGTGGAGTACTCGACTGGTACGACGGGGAGGCGTTGACCCGCGAAGGTGATCTCGTCGTCGTCTCGATCAACTATCGTGTGGGTGCCCTCAGCTTCCTGATTCAGGAGGGTATCAGCGAGGGAAATCTTGGCCTGCTGGACCAAATCGTTGCATTGCAGTGGGTGCGTGACCACATCGCCCATTTCGGTGGCGATCCGGACAGCATCACCTTGGCAGGGCAGTCTGCGGGCGGGTACTCGATCGACTCTCTGGCTACCGTTCCGGGTACCGCTGAGTTGATCAAGCGAGCGATCATCATCAGCGCCCCGATCAAGGCCCGTCGGCCTGTACGAAGCGACACTGTTGAGGACGCAATTGTCTTCTCGGCGAAACTCGGTACGGACCCCCGCACCGCATCCATTGAGCAGATAATCCAGGCGCAAACGGCGACCCTTGCTGCCCATCGCGAGCGGAATGGGTTCGAATCGGTTCCGTTCCTCCCAGTCGTTGACGCAGCGCCGTTCCCGCCCGCGGAGCCCGAAGGTACTCAACCGCCGCCCGCTTCCGCAATCGACCTGCTCGTCGGATGGAACCGGGATGACAGCTCGGCCTTCGGCGTTCCGGCCGACATTCTCCCCGCCGTGGTTGACCGTAGGTTCGCTGCGGTGTGGGAACAGCGAGCCCAGGCGTACGAGGCTGCCGGCGGGACTGTCACCGGATACCGCTTGGATTGGCGCCCTGAAGGCTCGCCGTTCGGTTCGACCCATTGCGTCGAACTGCCGCTGGTTCTCGGCAATGCCGAAGCGTGGGAAGGCTCACCGATGCTCGGTACGGAGGAGTGGGCCACTGTGGACCACCTGGGCAAACAACTCCGTCAGATTTGGATCGAGTTCATCCGCTCCGGTCGTGCTGCAACCCCGGCCGCTACCGGCGAACGCCTCCCAATCGAGTTTGCGGTGGGAGTAGACCAGCTGGTCACGCTCCGAGTGGCTGAGGAAGCGTTCGTAGGCCGTGAGTCCTGA
- a CDS encoding NmrA/HSCARG family protein: MTTSEPVLVTGATGKQGSAVARALLSEGTPVRALVRDPHSARASAIETLGATLVTGDLNDKGSLIAAASGARAVFSIQTPDPADPGSDSEMLQGKNLVEAARTAGVAQFVHSSVAGAGEFHRNAPGWKEGRWNRHFWESKAYTQDLVRDTGFTYWTLLKPSYFMENFLRPLAIDANRLVSVIAPSTVVSLVAVQDIASAAAAAMNDPAKFNKVELELASDELTWPEIAAILSEVLGAKIDAPSLSPEEAVAAGLTAGAVNSQQRLNEVDSPARPEYAHNLGLTTTGFRTWATENMHPSA; encoded by the coding sequence ATGACAACTTCCGAACCCGTACTGGTGACCGGAGCGACCGGGAAGCAGGGCAGTGCCGTTGCCCGGGCACTTCTCTCCGAGGGGACACCCGTGCGCGCCCTGGTACGGGACCCACACTCGGCTCGGGCGTCTGCGATCGAAACGCTTGGCGCCACGTTGGTTACCGGGGACCTGAACGACAAGGGCTCTTTGATAGCTGCTGCCAGTGGGGCGCGGGCGGTGTTTTCGATTCAGACCCCGGATCCGGCCGATCCCGGCTCGGATTCGGAGATGCTCCAAGGCAAGAACCTGGTCGAGGCAGCGAGGACCGCAGGTGTGGCGCAGTTCGTGCATTCCTCGGTTGCCGGCGCCGGGGAATTCCACCGCAACGCGCCGGGCTGGAAAGAAGGCCGATGGAACCGGCACTTCTGGGAAAGCAAGGCATATACACAGGACCTCGTCCGAGACACCGGATTCACCTACTGGACTCTGCTCAAGCCGAGCTACTTCATGGAGAATTTCCTCCGGCCTTTGGCGATTGACGCGAATCGCCTTGTGAGTGTGATCGCGCCCAGCACGGTGGTGTCGCTGGTAGCGGTGCAGGATATCGCTAGCGCCGCGGCGGCCGCCATGAACGACCCCGCAAAGTTCAACAAAGTGGAGCTGGAACTCGCTAGCGATGAACTGACGTGGCCCGAAATCGCCGCAATTCTTTCCGAAGTCCTCGGCGCGAAGATCGACGCGCCCTCGCTCTCCCCGGAGGAAGCAGTCGCAGCAGGACTCACGGCCGGAGCCGTGAACTCGCAGCAACGTCTCAACGAGGTCGACAGTCCGGCCAGGCCTGAGTACGCCCACAACCTCGGGCTCACCACCACCGGATTCCGTACATGGGCCACCGAAAATATGCATCCGTCCGCATGA
- a CDS encoding SDR family oxidoreductase produces the protein MRQQPIRALEAFGSIDVLVNNIGADPVVGSILALDLIAAGKAIEANCFAAISWVQHVHKAWLGEHGGVIVNIASMAGLTPTPGLAFEGATAAMLVHLTRELAVELAPDIRVNAVAPPITRPRCAAAGVSGRATRTGELDESGEISSVVAFLASAEAARLTGQVIAVQEQPW, from the coding sequence ATGAGACAACAACCAATTCGGGCTCTGGAGGCATTCGGCTCGATCGACGTGCTGGTCAACAACATTGGAGCCGACCCCGTCGTCGGATCGATATTGGCACTGGATCTCATCGCGGCCGGCAAGGCGATCGAGGCGAACTGTTTCGCCGCGATCTCGTGGGTGCAGCACGTGCACAAGGCGTGGCTGGGCGAGCACGGTGGTGTGATCGTCAACATCGCGTCCATGGCCGGGCTCACACCGACGCCGGGGCTCGCGTTCGAAGGCGCGACCGCGGCGATGCTGGTCCACCTCACCAGGGAACTCGCCGTCGAACTCGCCCCCGATATCAGAGTCAACGCCGTCGCCCCGCCTATCACGCGGCCTCGCTGCGCCGCGGCCGGTGTCAGTGGGCGGGCGACTCGGACAGGCGAACTCGACGAATCCGGAGAGATCAGCAGTGTCGTCGCGTTTCTCGCCTCCGCGGAGGCAGCGCGACTGACCGGCCAGGTAATCGCGGTTCAGGAGCAGCCGTGGTGA